From Streptomyces sp. NBC_00775, one genomic window encodes:
- the fxsA gene encoding FxSxx-COOH cyclophane-containing RiPP peptide, with the protein MAVAEGATPAEPGKGEGRGPGSDAQSVVLDIAGLALEDVAALPDSVLGALLRRVHDSCAAGDPFVTGHTESA; encoded by the coding sequence ATGGCAGTTGCCGAGGGAGCCACCCCCGCCGAGCCGGGTAAGGGCGAGGGCCGGGGTCCGGGGTCCGACGCCCAGTCCGTCGTCCTGGACATCGCCGGACTGGCACTCGAAGACGTCGCCGCCCTGCCGGACTCCGTGCTCGGCGCGCTGCTGCGCCGGGTGCACGACAGCTGCGCGGCGGGCGACCCGTTCGTCACCGGGCACACCGAGAGCGCGTGA
- a CDS encoding FxsB family cyclophane-forming radical SAM/SPASM peptide maturase, with protein sequence MSRPPLRHAEPPWPRAADVVARETAGWVPYPIHSFVLKVHSRCDLACDYCYMYRSHDQSWRTQPRTMAPATVERTAQRIAEHLSAHGLYEAGVVLHGGEPLLAGDAALARTVSTLRAAVGDGVRLRLSLQTNGVRLTEQRLDLCGELGIRIGVSTDGGRAAHDRHRRGADGRGSHARVEAALRLLASEPYRPLFAALLCTIDLRNDPVRTYEELLSHRPPTVDFLLPLGNWRTPPPGLDPGGRRTPYADWLWAVFERWYGAAVRETGVRLLDDLMALLLGAEPRTEALGLSPVRYAVVETDGSLAQDDSLRTAYAGAARTGLDVERHSFDALLRHPGVAARQWGADGLCAECRACPLHRVCGGGHYANRYRHDTGFANPSVYCADLAALIGRVRGRLAEDVTRLAMSPSARPAATPSPSLSSSSSSSLSSEVA encoded by the coding sequence ATGAGTCGACCGCCACTGCGCCATGCGGAGCCGCCCTGGCCGAGGGCTGCCGACGTGGTGGCACGGGAGACGGCCGGCTGGGTCCCGTACCCGATCCACTCCTTCGTCCTCAAGGTGCACAGCCGCTGCGACCTGGCCTGCGACTACTGCTACATGTACCGCTCGCACGACCAGAGCTGGCGCACACAGCCGCGGACCATGGCCCCCGCCACCGTCGAGCGCACGGCCCAGCGGATCGCCGAACACCTGTCCGCGCACGGGCTGTACGAGGCAGGCGTCGTCCTGCACGGCGGCGAACCCCTGCTCGCCGGCGACGCCGCGCTCGCCCGTACGGTCTCGACCCTGCGCGCGGCTGTCGGCGACGGCGTACGGCTGCGTCTGTCCCTGCAGACCAACGGTGTACGCCTGACCGAGCAACGGCTCGACCTCTGCGGCGAACTGGGCATCCGGATCGGGGTGAGCACCGACGGCGGACGCGCCGCCCACGACCGGCACCGCCGGGGCGCCGACGGGCGCGGCAGCCATGCCCGGGTGGAGGCGGCCCTGCGGCTGCTGGCGAGTGAGCCCTACCGGCCGCTGTTCGCCGCGCTGCTGTGCACGATCGACCTGCGCAACGACCCCGTACGCACCTATGAAGAGCTGCTCTCCCACCGCCCGCCCACCGTCGACTTCCTTCTGCCGCTGGGCAATTGGCGCACGCCGCCGCCCGGCCTCGACCCCGGAGGGCGGCGCACTCCGTACGCGGACTGGCTGTGGGCCGTCTTCGAGCGCTGGTACGGGGCGGCCGTGCGCGAGACCGGCGTACGCCTCCTCGACGACCTGATGGCCCTTCTGCTGGGCGCCGAACCGCGCACGGAGGCCCTCGGACTGTCCCCGGTGCGCTACGCGGTGGTGGAGACCGACGGCTCGCTGGCCCAGGACGACAGTCTGCGCACCGCGTACGCCGGGGCCGCGCGCACCGGGCTCGACGTGGAGCGCCACTCCTTCGACGCGCTGCTGCGCCATCCCGGCGTCGCGGCCCGCCAGTGGGGCGCCGACGGACTGTGCGCCGAGTGCCGCGCCTGCCCGCTGCACCGGGTGTGCGGGGGCGGCCACTACGCGAACCGGTACCGCCACGACACGGGGTTCGCCAACCCGAGCGTGTACTGCGCCGACCTGGCGGCACTGATCGGACGCGTACGCGGACGCCTGGCCGAGGATGTGACACGCCTGGCCATGTCGCCGTCCGCGCGGCCGGCGGCCACGCCCTCGCCCTCGCTCTCGTCTTCGTCCTCGTCCTCGTTGTCGTCGGAGGTGGCATGA